A part of Aspergillus flavus chromosome 1, complete sequence genomic DNA contains:
- a CDS encoding CUE domain protein, with the protein MASDWSQITQETLLDVLVSCSGSVEAAASTIATQAPPSKKRVIPGTPSVQTSLTSLVLHADEGKESLIKRKPLTRKGKTLHLYSPKDVAAHTPCTIIHNFLPAEQANALLLELLEESKYFSRYKFQLFDRTVESPHSSSVYVSTPEEYRQHTSEYTYGGTYRSNVRQITPHMRAVSAKVQHTVNDEVRHRIKTFYPGGEKLRYQSPKEWMPNAAFVNCYDGPAESVGYHSDELTYLGPRAIIGSLSLGVEREFRVRRIVPSNEDEEASQSEKDTPTPQPERKQSRVVSDVRADAQGQISIHLPHNSLLVMHAEMQEEWKHAIAPAQTVSPHPLSGNRRINVTYRWYRDSLHPRNTPRCRCGMHAILRCAQRKRETRGRYMWMCYGGFAPGKKSCGFFQWAEFDDDGEPVWNKKQSEDEAPILRNFVNE; encoded by the exons ATGGCTTCGGATTGGAGTC AGATTACACAGGAAACGCTTCTAGATGTCCTTGTTTCATGTAGCGGGTCAGTGGAAGCCGCCGCATCTACGATCGCAACACAAGCCCCTCCCTCCAAGAAGCGGGTGATACCGGGTACACCATCTGTACAGACGTCTTTAACGTCACTTGTCCTCCACGCCGACGAGGGGAAAGAGTCACTCATCAAACGAAAACCACTGACTAGGAAGGGTAAAACCCTACATCTATACTCCCCGAAGGATGTCGCGGCCCACACGCCATGTACAATCATCCACAATTTCCTTCCAGCGGAGCAGGCGAATGCACTCCTCCTAGAACTTCTGGAGGAGTCTAAATATTTCTCTAGATATAAGTTCCAGCTGTTCGATCGAACAGTTGAAAGCCCTCACTCATCTAGCGTATACGTCTCTACGCCGGAGGAGTACCGTCAGCACACATCAGAATACACATACGGCGGGACCTATCGGTCAAATGTGCGTCAGATCACACCGCATATGCGAGCTGTTTCCGCCAAAGTGCAGCACACTGTGAACGATGAAGTACGTCACCGGATCAAAACCTTCTACCCTGGCGGGGAAAAGCTCAGATACCAGTCTCCGAAAGAATGGATGCCAAATGCCGCATTCGTTAATTGCTATGATGGCCCCGCTGAGAGCGTGGGGTACCACTCGGATGAACTGACTTACCTTGGCCCACGAGCCATCATTGGTAGCCTGAGCTTAGGCGTGGAACGAGAATTCCGCGTCCGGCGGATCGTACCCAgcaatgaagacgaagaggccTCTCAAAGTGAGAAAGACACGCCTACGCCACAACCTGAGCGGAAGCAGTCACGAGTGGTATCTGACGTCCGCGCTGATGCCCAAGGTCAAATCTCCATTCATCTCCCCCATAACTCTCTGCTGGTTATGCATGCCGAAATGCAAGAAGAGTGGAAACATGCCATCGCACCTGCCCAGACGGTTTCACCACACCCTCTGTCTGGAAACCGCCGCATCAATGTCACTTATCGCTGGTATCGCGACTCCCTCCATCCACGGAACACTCCTCGTTGTCGGTGTGGTATGCATGCCATTCTGCGCTGTGCTCAGCGCAAGCGGGAAACTAGAGGTAGGTATATGTGGATGTGTTACGGAGGCTTTGCCCCTGGCAAAAAGAGCTGTGGTTTCTTCCAGTGGGCTGAGTTCGATGACGACGGGGAACCAGTCTGGAATAAGAAGCAGTCTGAAGATGAAGCGCCTATCTTGAGAAATTTTGTAAATGAATAA
- a CDS encoding tryptophan dimethylallyltransferase-domain-containing protein encodes MLQVTSSCSITRQSRRSPLSAPLHIKLSSTDPRGIPAEVLNLPPKPGSPTTMHIPCPLSPTNFEALTEELEFSNENWKQWCYKTGPILLKLMTSSIYSIERQHQYLEFYVRVIIACLGPYPQVVRSSLTQSGLPVEFSVNYQQHGKQPTVRIAFEPLSGARGTEPVAYDRDIAKKFLSTLSELELKGFDSRLWDTVSQDIHLDATEKAILQENNINDTYLRTQTLFGIDFCRRQRDIGKSLCLSGVEMQNIWAVFAGIIGQHGQRPTETSRLL; translated from the exons ATGCTCCAGGTTACATCAAGCTGCAGCATTACGAGGCAGTCTAG ACGATCTCCATTATCTGCACCGTTGCATATTAAACTCAGCTCTACCGACCCCAGAGGAATTCCAGCTGAGGTCTTGAATCTTCCCCCAAAACCGGGCTCTCCGACCACGATGCACATTCCTTGCCCCTTAAGTCCCACGAATTTCGAGGCCTTAACTGAAGAACTCGAATTTTCGAATGAGAATTGGAAGCAATGGTGTTACAAAACTGGCCCAATCCTACTGAAGCTTATGACATCGTCGATTTATAGCATCGAGCGGCAACACCAGTACCTTGAGTTCTACGTCCGTGTCATCATCGCTTGCTTGGGGCCCTATCCACAAGTAGTTCGAAGTTCTCTTACCCAGAGTGGACTTCCTGTGGAGTTCAGCGTCAACTACCAGCAGCATGGAAAGCAACCAACTGTTCGCATAGCTTTTGAGCCCCTCAGCGGAGCGCGAGGTACCGAGCCCGTTGCCTACGATCGAGATATAGCAAAGAAGTTTCTCTCTACCTTGTCAGAACTGGAACTCAAAGGATTCGATTCGCGATTGTGGGATACAGTCTCCCAGGACATACATCTTGATGCGACCGAAAAAGCCATACTGCAAGAGAACAATATCAATGACACATATTTGAGAACGCAAACACTATTCGGTATCGACTTTTGTCGGAGACAGCGCGATATCGGTAAAAGCCTATGTCTTTCCGGGGTTGAAATGCAAAATATCTGGGCAGTCTTCGCGGGAATTATTGGCCAACACGGTCAAAGACCTACAGAGACAAGTAGACTGCTCTGA
- a CDS encoding aromatic prenyltransferase, producing MTRAKLEHAWSLGSRLQGPYVEKGLQYLLQLHDHIQISDRELQIKVEHDDRSDTPKTTPLMWNYEMRSEDPSPLTKIYLHVHGENDLKIATGVAHFMEEIGMVDTGKTYLDTI from the coding sequence ATGACGCGGGCGAAACTTGAACATGCCTGGTCCCTTGGCTCTCGGCTGCAGGGCCCATATGTGGAAAAGGGCCTGCAGTATCTCTTGCAGCTCCATGACCATATTCAGATTTCGGATAGAGAGCTTCAGATCAAAGTGGAACATGATGATCGAAGTGATACCCCCAAGACAACCCCGTTGATGTGGAATTACGAGATGCGAAGCGAAGATCCATCGCCGTTGACCAAGATCTACTTGCATGTACATGGTGAGAATGATCTAAAAATTGCTACCGGGGTTGCACATTTCATGGAGGAAATTGGCATGGTTGACACAGGTAAAACCTATTTGGACACTATTTAA
- a CDS encoding fungal-specific transcription factor domain-containing protein, whose product MDSPRRNRNRAACRRCQRRKIRCDGQSPRCGACQKASTPCINDGKQLVQRSYIASMEKRIQWLETLVKESCPNFDLGDQPTDNLAQEEEPVLIEETSILSPQRELAASEEQGSGQSRQQYQSGPHHPLRSISRMESRQAHEIGLVSLSPGGEPRYIGPSSGYFFANLVFSSAGRHQKRRNAANDSAGSLSGESTTLAAEILHTPASLPPRRETAAELSAKYFETIHIIYPFLHQPSHMSYIDQMYSSEDVSPIVAFQVYMVMAIAATDLSRRSKVRLPAEGYYATAMQHFSNMSPDGTLGGLQSLLLLMVYGFHNPSCGINIWNLNYQCLASLIDLGLQRDIRNTPSLKISLLEQEMRTRVFWVVYTFDRTIGTMMGRPVGIRDEACDLRLPMDISDLELMRPDAQERSPEQSPSHISFGIHLFKAARLNSEIKYVMHSISREPPAYAYPPIRDIFIWQREMLERLQTWKAETPHTDNINNMSAKLCEIKYHEMMILVLRPSPAIPDPSEDSSILCFRHAMELLESFRELYKHDSLQYNRLVVHSILLGTLVVLHSIWKFPDISTNIQIDELSKNITTALNILSSIGEYWLEAQRARDCIDDISGVTMRRLLKTRASGESTATPRLRSRIRTTNNIQQSPNLSSQLPLGQNATNQQQELIDLDTAGFGDFNTGFPDATLEQSDSLQLFGDSAFEETFGLTGVPDFDGLMWELFNLS is encoded by the exons ATGGATTCGCCAAGGAGAAATCGGAATCGCGCCGCATGCCGCCGCTGTCAACGACGGAAGATCCGC TGCGATGGACAAAGTCCTCGCTGTGGGGCATGCCAGAAGGCCAGCACACCCTGTATCAATGATGGCAAGCAGCTTGTTCAGCGCTC GTATATCGCGAGCATGGAGAAACGAATACAATGGCTGGAAACACTAGTAAAAGAAAGTTGTCCAAATTTTGACTTGGGCGACCAACCCACAGACAACCTTGCCCAAGAGGAAGAGCCAGTCCTGATTGAGGAAACGTCTATCCTTAGTCCTCAGAGAGAGCTTGCCGCAAGCGAGGAACAAGGCTCGGGGCAAAGCAGACAGCAATACCAAAGTGGGCCACATCATCCATTACGCTCTATTTCTCGGATGGAATCTCGGCAAGCCCATGAGATAGGACTTGTCTCGCTCTCCCCCGGAGGCGAACCCCGCTATATTGGGCCTTCAAGCGGATATTTCTTTGCCAATCTCGTATTCTCTAGTGCTGGTCGGCATCAGAAGCGACGAAACGCTGCCAATGATTCTGCGGGCTCACTTTCAGGAGAGTCGACCACTCTCGCAGCAGAGATTCTTCATACGCCCGCTTCTTTGCCCCCGCGACGGGAAACTGCTGCCGAATTGTCAGCTAAGTACTTCGAAACCATCCACATCATTTATCCCTTTTTGCATCAGCCATCACATATGAGCTATATAGATCAAATGTACTCGTCGGAAGATGTCAGCCCAATAGTAGCCTTTCAGGTGTATATGGTCATGGCTATTGCTGCCACCGATCTTTCACGGAGATCCAAAGTTCGCCTGCCTGCTGAGGGCTATTATGCTACAGCAATGCAGCATTTTAGTAATATGTCTCCTGATGGAACCTTGGGTGGGTTGCAGTCATTGTTATTGCTCATGGTGTATGGATTCCACAACCCATCCTGTGGAATCAATATATGGAACCTCAACTACCAATGCCTAGCTTCTCTTATCGATTTAGGCCTACAGCGGGATATACGAAACACACCATCTCTGAAGATCTCCCTGTTGGAGCAGGAAATGAGAACTCGGGTTTTCTGGGTGGTGTATACGTTTGACCGAACGATAGGGACAATGATGGGGCGACCGGTGGGTATCCGGGACGAAGCGTGTGATCTGCGT CTTCCTATGGACATCTCAGACCTTGAGCTGATGAGACCTGACGCCCAAGAAAGATCCCCTGAACAGTCACCTTCTCATATATCTTTTGGCATACACTTATTCAAAGCCGCCAGACTAAATTCCGAGATCAAGTATGTCATGCACAGTATATCTCGGGAGCCACCAGCCTACGCCTACCCACCCATTCGAGACATATTCATTTGGCAAAGGGAGATGTTGGAGCGTCTGCAGACCTGGAAGGCCGAGACACCACATACTGATAATATCAACAATATGAGCGCCAAGCTCTGCGAAATCAAATATCATGAGATGATGATACTGGTCTTGCGCCCCAGTCCAGCCATTCCAGATCCATCCGAAGATTCTTCCATCTTATGTTTCAGACACGCGATGGAGCTGTTGGAAAGCTTCAGAGAGCTGTATAAGCATGACTCCCTACAGTATAACCGGCTGGTTGTCCATTCTATTCTTCTGGGCACACTTGTGGTGCTTCACAGCATTTGGAAGTTTCCTGATATCTCGACAAACATACAAATAGATGAGCTGTCCAAAAATATAACTACTGCTCTCAATATTCTGAGCAGTATCGGCGAATATTGGCTTGAAGCCCAGAGGGCTAGGGACTGCATCGATGATATCTCAGGTGTGACTATGAGGCGACTCTTGAAAACTCGAGCTTCAGGGGAGTCAACGGCTACCCCACGGCTTCGTTCAAGAATACGGACTACGAATAATATACAACAAAGCCCTAATCTCTCTTCCCAGTTGCCTTTGGGACAAAACGCAACAAACCAGCAACAGGAGCTTATAGACTTGGATACTGCCGGCTTTGGTGATTTCAACACAGGGTTTCCGGACGCTACACTTGAACAATCGGACTCACTACAACTGTTTGGGGACTCCGCATTTGAGGAGACGTTTGGATTGACGGGTGTGCCGGATTTTGATGGTCTCATGTGGGAGCTTTTCAATCTTTCGTGA
- a CDS encoding putative 2-oxoglutarate dehydrogenase: MKRVIFCSGQVYAALFKHRETHDLKDTAITRVEELHPFPWEEVRQNLDAYPNAEDIVWCQEETLNGGSWSHVMPHIDLILQKTKSHGDKKVRFAGRDPASGAAVGYKVLHALQEQMLLNDAFQIEWLLSYDCFSFTDIELEFSSWQLPFYKHHTEGCLWEAFECSGSNPRTEKGA, encoded by the exons ATGAAACGTGTCATTTTCTGCTCAGGGCAGGTCTATGCTGCCCTTTTCAAGCACCGCGAAACTCATGACCTGAAGGATACAGCCATAACAAGAGTCGAGGAACTCCATCCCTTCCCTTGGGAAGAGGTACGACAGAACCTCGATGCTTACCCCAACGCAGAGGATATCGTCTGGTGCCAGGAGGAGACATTAAATGGGGGTTCCTGGAGCCATGTAATGCCGCACATAGACCTCATTTTGCAAAAGACAAAGAGTCATGGAGATAAAAAGGTGAGATTTGCAGGGCGAGACCCGGCATCAGGTGCGGCTGTGGGGTATAAGGTACTGCATGCACTGCAGGAGCAGATGCTGTTGAATGATGCTTTTCAGATTGAGTGGCTGCTTAGCTATGACTGTTTCAGTTTCACCGATATAGAGCTAGAGTTCTCAAGTTGGCAGCTTCCC TTCTATAAGCACCACACCGAAGGATGTCTTTGGGAAGCCTTCGAATGCAGTGGAAGTAATCCTCGAACCGAGAAGGGCGCCTAA
- a CDS encoding oxoglutarate dehydrogenase, E1 component — translation MPFWPLHRATKEEIVHNDDFLQGSAATYIDMMYSSWKNDPSSVHLSWQAYFHNVENGHIPMDQAFMPPPGLVTASTRTSIAPSSREDSSTVKQLKVIQLIQAYQRWGHEHASTDPLGMANEGKIRRKELQLSRYGLSEQDLDLVLTVGTGSVQDFTSEKPKLLWEVIAACEKTYCSTMGIEYNISNQEQVDWIRARIEGAQRHRFTDEEKRRMLHGLVRATSWEKFVATKFPNEKRFGLDGVESYIPALETAIDRSAEHGVDKTEMGVAHRGRMNMLYNIVGKDGASMFRDFDPKGTSSWGIPGDIKYHYGGSGERVTPSGKKVYMNVLPQPSHLDSVNPVAMGKTRGIQDRLADERESTMMLNVHTDASFAAQGTIYETLGLSGRLHDGYVAKMLDAPVFHVNGDDVEAVCSAAILAADFRTRFKKDCVVDIVCYRRNGHNEVDQASFTQPTMYERIANKAHILGRYETGLIEQGIITREQVEAMKNDAWDKLMQCLGKSDDHTPDVHEWLIDSWKSVRSPMELERETLPQKLTAIDHQAVETVSQKLGSAVPEGFVPHKNLERILARRKQTVDSGKNIDWATAEALAFGNTIAGGHDFLHDQQSNKTYTPLSTLGEGQGLFSITNSSLTENTAMGFEYGYSLADPNALVIWEAQFGDFANNAQCIIDNYIASSEEKWLQRSGVVLSLPHGYDGQGPEHTSARLERFLQLGNEDSRSFPSPEQLKRQYQDCNIQVVCMTSPANYFHVLRRQVHREFRKPLIILFSKYLLRHPLARSDIRDFTEPPYF, via the exons ATGCCGTTCTGGCCACTCCACAGGGCCACCAAGGAAGAAATA GTTCACAATGATGACTTCCTACAAGGAAGTGCAGCAACCTATATCGACATGATGTATTCATCGTGGAAGAATGACCCATCTTCTGTGCATCTTTCATGGCAGGCGTATTTCCACAACGTCGAGAATGGCCATATACCCATGGACCAGGCATTTATGCCGCCTCCAGGGCTAGTGACGGCATCGACGAGGACATCAATCGCACCTAGTTCGCGAGAGGATAGCTCTACTGTCAAACAATTGAAGGTAATTCAGCTGATCCAGGCGTATCAGAGATGGGGACACGAGCACGCATCTACTGATCCGCTGGGAATGGCGAACGAGGGAAAGATTCGTCGGAAAGAACTGCAATTGAGTCGTTATGGGCTCAGTGAGCAAGATCTTGATCTCGTGCTCACCGTTGGGACAGGCTCTGTGCAGGATTTCACGTCCGAGAAGCCCAAACTCCTGTGGGAGGTTATCGCTGCCTGTGAGAAGACCTATTGCAGCACGATGGGGATCGAATACAATATCTCGAATCAGGAGCAGGTGGACTGGATCCGGGCTCGGATTGAGGGGGCGCAGCGCCATCGGTTCACTGACGAGGAGAAGCGACGTATGTTGCATGGTCTTGTCCGCGCTACTAGTTGGGAGAAGTTCGTTGCGACTAAGTTCCCGAATGAGAAACGGTTCGGGTTGGATGGTGTTGAGAGCTATATTCCTGCGCTGGAGACTGCGATTGATAGGTCGGCTGAACATGGGGTTGATAAGACTGAAATGGGAGTTGCGCATCGTGGCCGCATGAATATGCTGTACAACATTGTCGGGAAGGATGGGGCGTCCATGTTCCGTGATTTCGATCCCAAGGGAACCTCCTCTTGGGGTATTCCCGGAGATATCAAATATCATTACGGTGGTAGTGGTGAGCGTGTGACACCTTCCGGTAAGAAAGTGTATATGAATGTGTTGCCTCAGCCATCGCATTTGGATTCGGTGAACCCGGTCGCTATGGGTAAGACGCGCGGGATCCAGGATCGTCTTGCAGATGAACGGGAGTCCACAATGATGCTGAATGTGCATACGGATGCGTCCTTTGCCGCTCAGGGCACTATATACGAGACTTTGGGGCTGTCTG GTCGGCTTCACGACGGATATGTGGCTAAGATGCTGGATGCACCAGTATTCCACGTCAATGGAGACGATGTCGAAGCGGTTTGCTCGGCGGCGATTCTTGCAGCTGATTTCCGCACACGATTCAAGAAAGATTGTGTGGTCGATATTGTTTGCTATCGGCGCAACGGACACAATGAGGTGGACCAGGCTTCTTTCACTCAGCCTACTATGTACGAGCGGATTGCCAATAAGGCCCATATCCTAGGCCGGTACGAGACAGGGCTGATTGAGCAAGGCATCATAACACGGGAGCAGGTGGAGGCTATGAAGAATGATGCTTGGGACAAGCTTATGCAGTGTCTGGGAAAGAGTGACGATCACACGCCTGATGTGCACGAGTGGCTAATCGACTCTTGGAAAAGTGTGAGATCACCCATGGAGTTAGAAAGAGAGACACTGCCACAAAAGTTGACAGCCATTGACCATCAGGCTGTGGAGACGGTATCCCAGAAACTGGGAAGTGCAGTCCCCGAAGGTTTCGTACCACACAAGAATCTAGAGCGTATCCTCGCTCGTCGCAAACAGACTGTCGACTCTGGAAAAAATATTGACTGGGCAACAGCTGAGGCTCTCGCCTTCGGCAACACTATTGCGGGAGGGCACGACT TCCTCCACGATCAACAGTCCAACAAAACCTACACCCCACTAAGCACCCTCGGTGAAGGGCAAGGCCTCTTCAGCATTACCAATTCGTCGCTGACGGAGAATACGGCAATGGGCTTCGAGTACGGCTATTCGTTAGCTGACCCAAATGCACTAGTGATATGGGAAGCACAGTTTGGAGACTTTGCCAACAATGCTCAGTGCATTATCGACAATTATATTGCATCATCTGAAGAGAAATGGCTCCAAAGGTCAGGTGTGGTCCTTTCCTTACCACACGGATACGACGGCCAGGGCCCAGAGCATACATCAGCTCGATTGGAGCGGTTCCTGCAATTAGGCAATGAAGACTCAAGGTCATTCCCCTCCCCTGAGCAGCTGAAGCGGCAGTATCAGGATTGTAATATCCAAGTGGTATGCATGACCAGCCCGGCCAATTACTTCCATGTCCTGCGCCGGCAAGTCCATCGCGAGTTTAGAAAGC CGCTTAttatcctcttctccaaatATCTGCTCCGCCATCCCCTTGCTCGCTCTGATATTCGAGACTTCACTGAACCGCCTTACTTTTAA
- a CDS encoding putative dihydrolipoamide acetyltransferase component of pyruvate dehydrogenase (unnamed protein product), which yields MSRRSMHYLRGCYPRALRTTSAQHASSILPSRCRLPSTVRPIVFTQKKNWQSLQLRQFSASALHAAETKIICVPSMAESISEGVLSTFNRQVGDYVEQDEEVASIETDKIDVAVNAPQSGTITKLIVNEGDTVTVGQAVIEISLEERDTTSQSPLPPQAEQTSKTPQEATQKQQIPTREITPSQEPKKGTTPTPTPKTTPQPVPNSQGPVSAFQGSRSETKVKMSRMRLRTAERLKESQNTAAFLTTFNEVDMSKIMALRSQNKDDVLQKHGVKLGFMGPVARASALALREIPAINASIENDDTIVFHDYIDLSVAVATPKGLVTPVLRNMERQGIVEIEQGIAELGKKARDGKLTMDDLVGGSFTISNSGIWGSLFGTPIINIPQTAVLGIYGIQQRPVAIDGQVEIRPMMCTALTYDHRLVDGREAVTFLTLVKKYLEDPASMLIA from the exons ATGTCAAGGCGTTCAATGCATTATCTCCGGGGCTGCTACCCTCGCGCCCTTCGAACCACATCAGCTCAACACGCGTCCAGCATATTACCTAGCAGGTGCAGGCTCCCATCAACGGTTAGGCCAATTGTGTTCACTCAGAAAAAGAACTGGCAATCATTGCAGCTACGCCAATTCAGCGCATCTGCCCTCCATGCGGCCGAAACCAAGATCATTTGCGTCCCATCCATGGCCGAATCCATCTCCGAGGGTGTCCTGTCGACCTTCAACAGACAGGTCGGCGACTACGTTGAACAAGATGAAGAGGTCGCCTCTATCGAAACGGACAAGATAGATGTCGCCGTAAATGCACCACAGAGTGGAACGATCACAAAGTTAATTGTCAACGAGGGCGACACCGTTACAGTGGGACAAGCTGTTATTGAGATTAGCCTCGAAGAGCGCGATACAACTTCACAGTCACCACTACCACCGCAAGCGGAACAAACTTCTAAAACTCCTCAGGAAGCCACTCAGAAGCAACAAATACCTACTAGGGAAATAACACCCTCCCAAGAGccaaaaaaaggaacaactCCTACTCCTACCCCAAAGACTACTCCACAGCCCGTACCAAACAGCCAAGGTCCGGTATCAGCCTTTCAAGGGAGTCGATCAGAGACGAAG GTCAAAATGTCTCGTATGCGTCTGCGCACGGCAGAGCGTCTAAAAGAATCGCAGAACACAGCCGCATTCTTGACGACGTTCAACGAAGTGGACATGAGCAAGATTATGGCGTTACGCTCTCAAAACAAGGATGACGTGCTTCAGAAACACGGCGTCAAGCTAGGCTTCATGGGCCCGGTGGCGCGGGCCTCCGCGCTGGCTCTTCGGGAGATTCCGGCTATCAATGCGTCCATTGAGAATGATGATACGATTGTCTTCCATGACTATATCGACCTTAGCGTTGCCGTCGCGACTCCCAAAGGCTTGGTGACACCAGTGCTGCGTAATATGGAAAGACAGGGCATCGTGGAAATCGAGCAGGGTATCGCCGAGCtggggaagaag GCTCGCGATGGCAAGTTGACTATGGATGACCTGGTCGGTGGGTCCTTTACGATCAGTAATAGCGGAATCTGGGGTTCGTTGTTTGGCACTCCCATTATCAATATCCCGCAGACGGCCGTGCTTGGGATTTACGGGATTCAACAGAGACCGGTAGCTATCGATGGACAGGTCGAGATTCGTCCA ATGATGTGTACTGCATTGACCTACGATCATCGGCTAGTCGACGGCCGTGAAGCAGTTACGTTCTTGACACTGGTAAAGAAGTATCTTGAGGACCCAGCCAGTATGCTTATCGCGTGA
- a CDS encoding peroxisomal targeting signal type 2 receptor (peroxisome biosynthesis protein (Peroxine-7), putative), whose translation MLHFRTEGYNGCAVKYSPFFDNRLAVAGSANFGLVGNGRMYILELTPNGIVPVKWFTTQDSLYDLAWSEIHENQVLTASGDGSIKLFDCNLNDFPVQNWKEHNREVFSVHWNLVAKDRFCSSSWDGTVRVWTPDRPHSLVTLPTHSCTYSASFSPHSPDILSCVTSDSYVRLFDLRTPASASNHLTLQIPIHAAPVSPIPGKPGVPPAACPPSEALTHDWNKYRPSILATAGVDRTIRTFDIRAPQQGPQTVMVGHDYAIRKISWSPHLSNVLLSGSYDMTCRAWNDQSPPGVVGDVDSMRAGPSPTMGVEMGRMSRHTEFVTGVDWCMFGSEGWCASVGWDESLYVWDVRAVMG comes from the exons ATGCTGCATTTTCGCACCGAGGGCTATAACGGCTGTGCGGTTAAGTACTCCCCGTTCTTCGATAACCGACTGGCCGTCGCTGGGTCGGCCAACTTTGGACTCGTAGGAAATGGACGGATGTACATTTTGGAGCTGACTCCAAACGGAATTGTACCCGTGAAATG GTTTACCACCCAAGACTCACTCTACGATCTTGCATGGTCCGAGATCCATGAAAATCAAGTTCTTACAGCCTCCGGGGATGGTAGCATTAAGCTATTTGATTGCAACCTGAACGACTTCCCCGTCCAGAATTGGAAGGAACACAACCGCGAAGTCTTCAGTGTGCACTGGAATCTTGTCGCGAAAGACCGTTTCTGCTCCAGCAGCTGGGACGGTACTGTGCGCGTCTGGACTCCCGATCGACCACATTCACTCGTCACTCTTCCTACACACAGCTGCACATACTCCGCATCTTTCTCGCCACATTCACCCGACATCCTTTCCTGTGTTACCTCCGACTCTTACGTCCGTCTGTTCGACCTTCGCACCCCGGCATCCGCCTCCAACCACCTCACTCTCCAGATTCCGATCCATGCAGCCCCGGTATCTCCGATTCCTGGTAAACCGGGCGTTCCACCGGCCGCCTGTCCTCCCTCCGAAGCTCTGACACATGACTGGAATAAATATCGACCGTCTATCCTGGCCACCGCGGGCGTGGATCGGACGATCCGCACCTTTGATATCCGTGCCCCGCAGCAGGGCCCACAAACCGTGATGGTTGGGCATGACTACGCCATCCGCAAGATCTCCTGGTCGCCACACTTGTCCAATGTTCTCCTTAGTGGAAGCTACGACATGACATGTCGTGCATGGAACGACCAATCTCCCCCAGGAGTTGTTGGGGATGTCGACTCGATGCGAGCGGGTCCTAGTCCAACGATGGGAGTGGAGATGGGCCGAATGTCGCGTCATACAGAGTTCGTGACTGGAGTCGATTGGTGTATGTTCGGAAGTGAGGGTTGGTGTGCCAGTGTGGGATGGGACGAAAGTCTGTATGTGTGGGATGTTCGGGCAGTCATGGGATAG
- a CDS encoding DUF1014 domain protein: MGPKKGGENSKKAAGNARKAEAAAAKKAVEDQKRAAEEDKQWAKGAKGNAKKEAEEAKKADAARKKAERDALLAAEEASQPSKPKGKSNQPVKKSRGLDLSQLDDQPASRKGAALNASGIDNALDALSLTGKESSKIDRHPERRFKAAYAAYEARRMPEVEQENPGLRRQQRIELIKKEFDKSEENPFNQAHVSFDASKDEIAAVRDAERKKTEARLTK; the protein is encoded by the exons aaagcgGAAGCGGCTGCAGCTAAGAAGGCCGTTGAGGATCAGAAGCGTGCAGCTGAGGAGGATAAGCAGTGGGCGAAGGGTGCTAAGGGTAATGCTAAGAA AGAAGCagaggaagccaagaaagcagACGCAGCCCGCAAGAAAGCCGAGCGCGATGCTCTACTcgccgccgaagaagccTCCCAACCCTCTAAGCCTAAGGGCAAATCGAACCAACCGGTCAAGAAGTCCCGTGGATTGGATCTCTCCCAGCTCGACGATCAGCCTGCGTCTCGTAAAGGAGCTGCTCTCAACGCCTCCGGTATCGATAACGCGCTAGACGCCCTGTCGTTGACAGGCAAGGAGTCGTCGAAGATCGATCGCCATCCGGAGAGACGATTCAAGGCTGCTTATGCGGCGTATGAGGCGCGCCGAATGCCCGAGGTGGAGCAGGAGAACCCTGGTTTGCGGAGACAGCAGCGTATAGAGCTCATCAAGAAGGAATTCGACAAGAGCGAGGAGAATCCTTTCAACCAGGCTCATGTCTCGTTCGATGCATCGAAGGATGAGATCGCCGCTGTTCGCGAcgcggagaggaagaagacggagGCCAGATTGACGAAATAA